A genome region from Acidobacteriota bacterium includes the following:
- a CDS encoding NAD-dependent succinate-semialdehyde dehydrogenase, with product MSLQSINPATGDVLETLATWPAERVESALDTAAETARSWAATPLRDRCRIVSRAAGVLRDRREELARTMSLEMGKCINEARAEVDKCAWVCEHYAEHGPAYLEPEVVASDAGRSYVVFQPLGAVLAVMPWNFPLWQVFRFAAPALVAGNVGLLKHASNVPRCAVEIERVWQAAGAPDGAFTTLMIRASEVAPVIADPRVRAVTLTGSDPAGRQVAAAAGRALKKTVLELGGSDPFVVLEDADLDLAVEQGVTSRFLNAGQSCIAAKRFILVDSIAEAFLERFRSRVEQLRPGDPLDETTTLAPLARHDLRDEIHQQVLDSVAAGARVLCGGEPLPGPGAFYAATILDAVRPGMRAYEEELFGPVAVVLRATDEADALRLANDTPFGLGAAVFSGDTARAERFALQMEAGAAFVNGMVKSDPRLPFGGIKLSGYGRELGREGIREFVNIKTVWIR from the coding sequence ATGAGCCTGCAGTCGATCAACCCCGCCACCGGAGATGTCCTGGAAACCCTGGCGACCTGGCCCGCAGAACGGGTCGAAAGCGCCCTGGACACCGCCGCCGAGACAGCCCGATCCTGGGCCGCCACGCCGCTCCGGGACCGCTGCCGAATCGTCTCGCGCGCCGCCGGTGTGCTGCGCGACCGGCGGGAGGAACTGGCGCGCACCATGAGCCTCGAGATGGGCAAGTGCATCAACGAGGCCCGGGCGGAAGTGGACAAGTGTGCCTGGGTCTGCGAGCACTACGCCGAGCACGGGCCGGCCTACCTCGAGCCGGAGGTCGTGGCCAGCGATGCGGGCCGCAGCTACGTGGTCTTCCAGCCCCTCGGCGCCGTGCTGGCGGTGATGCCCTGGAATTTCCCCCTCTGGCAGGTCTTCCGCTTCGCCGCACCGGCCCTCGTGGCGGGCAACGTGGGCCTGCTCAAGCACGCGTCGAACGTGCCCCGCTGCGCCGTGGAAATCGAGCGCGTGTGGCAGGCCGCCGGCGCTCCCGACGGAGCGTTCACCACGCTGATGATCCGCGCCTCGGAAGTGGCGCCGGTGATCGCCGATCCGCGGGTGCGCGCGGTGACCCTCACCGGCTCCGATCCCGCCGGCCGGCAGGTGGCCGCCGCGGCGGGGCGGGCGCTGAAGAAGACAGTGCTCGAGCTGGGAGGCTCGGACCCCTTCGTGGTGCTCGAAGACGCCGACCTGGACCTGGCCGTCGAGCAGGGGGTGACTTCGCGTTTTCTCAACGCGGGCCAGAGCTGCATCGCGGCCAAGCGATTCATTCTCGTGGACTCCATCGCCGAGGCCTTCCTCGAGCGCTTCCGCTCCCGGGTCGAGCAGCTCCGGCCCGGCGACCCACTCGACGAGACCACCACCCTCGCTCCCCTGGCCCGCCACGATCTGCGGGACGAGATCCACCAGCAGGTGCTCGATTCGGTGGCCGCCGGCGCCCGGGTGCTCTGCGGCGGTGAGCCCCTGCCCGGCCCCGGCGCCTTCTACGCCGCGACGATCCTCGACGCCGTGCGCCCGGGCATGCGAGCCTACGAGGAGGAACTCTTCGGCCCGGTGGCGGTGGTGCTGCGCGCCACCGACGAGGCCGACGCCCTGCGCCTGGCCAACGACACCCCCTTCGGCCTGGGCGCCGCGGTGTTCAGCGGCGACACCGCCCGCGCCGAACGCTTCGCCCTGCAGATGGAGGCCGGCGCCGCCTTCGTCAACGGCATGGTCAAGTCCGACCCCCGCCTGCCCTTCGGAGGCATCAAGCTCTCCGGCTACGGCCGCGAGCTGGGCCGCGAGGGGATCCGCGAGTTCGTCAACATCAAGACCGTCTGGATTCGCTGA